The genomic DNA CCCCCCCCACCTGTCCCTGCAGGGTCTCAGTGGCCGAGCTGCAGACGCACCCGGAGTTGGACTCCGATGGGGACGGGGCGCTCTCGGAAGCCGAGGCCCAGGTACCCCGCACCCCCCACAGGCTGGGACCTCCAGAGAGAGGGGGGGACctcagggcaggggctggggggccggTGCCCTCGAGAGCTCCCCACGGGCCCTGGACCAGGGCTGTTGGGGTGCCGGGCCGTGGCAGGGTGGCAGCTGCCTGGGGCCGCGTCTCCCAGGCCGGTGAGGCCCGGGGGTCACAGCAGGTGTCCCCAGGACGACCCCGGTGGGGCTGGGCCGGGCCCCACGCGAGCCCCCGCGctgtcctccctcccctccccgccagtCTCCTTCGTGCCACACAGCCGTCAGTCCCTGTCCCCCGCCAGGTCCCTCTGCCCCCCCCCGGGTCCCTCTGTCCCCCCCGTCCCCCCCCGCCTCTGGGTCCCTCTGTCCTCCCCGCCAGGTCCCTCTATCCCCCCCGCCTCTGGgttcctctgccccccccccgcctctGGGTCCCTCTGTTCCCTCCCCCTGCCGGGTCCCTCTGTCCCCCCCCGCCTCTGGGttcttctgcccccccccccgccaggtcCCTCTGTCCCCCCCGCCTCTGGGTCCCTCTGTCCCCCCTGCCTCTGGGTTCCTCTGCCCCCCCCCGCTGGGTCCCTCTGCCCCCCCCGCTGGGTTCCTCTGCCCCCCCTGCCGGGTCCTTCTGTCACCCCCGCCTCTGGGTCCCTCTGTCCTCCCCGCCTCTGAGTCCCTCTGTCCTCCCCGCCAGGTCCCTCTGTACCCCCGCCGGGTCCCTCTGTCCCCCCAGCCTCTCCTCACCCTTGGGTAGCTCACTccaccctgcccccagcccttGCCCCCCCCACCTCCCGCCCCCGCCGGAGGCCGCGTGCCTGGCACTGGGTCCTCGGCCGCCCTCGCccgggcctggggcaggggggtgccGCGGAGGCCTGCAGCCTGACCTGGCCCGACGCGCGCACAGGCCCTCCTCGGGGGCGACGCGCAGACGGACGCCGCCGCCTTCTACGACCGCGTCTGGGCCGCCATCAGGGGCAAGTTCCGGTCTGAGGTCAGTGGTGGGGGAACGTGTCCCCGCCTGCAGCCCTGTcgcggccccccacccccagccgtCCGTCTGTCCGTCCCCGGGAGGCACTGAGGTTGCCCCCCTCCGCCCCCGCTCGCCCGCAGGCGCTGCCCCCCGACCTGCTGGCGGCCTCTGCCGCGGACGCGGCCGCATCGCAGGAGGAGCAGCCCCCCGCGCCCTCGCCGCCCCCGGAGGAGGAGGACGAgcacgaggacgaggacgaggaggGGGAGGCAGCTGAGGGCGAGGAGgcggaggaggaagaggaggaggaggaggccgaGGCGCCCGGGGAGCCGCCCAATGTgcgtgggggggagggggggaggggaggaggggccagGGGGAGGGGCCACCCGCTGACCCTGTGCCCCCcaggaggccccgcccccgctcGCACCTCCCCAGCCGGCCAGCCCCACCGAGGAGGACAAGATGCCCCCCTACGACGAGCAGACCCAGGCCCTGATCGACGGTGAGGGCGCCCCCCCACGGCCTGGCTGTCCGCCCCCCTccatccaccccacccccgtcCACCCCCCCACGGCCTGGCCGCCCCCCCACTCTGTCCACCCCCCGCTCcgtccaccacccccccccccactgctgcTGGGGCCAGGGAGCCCACCCTCGCCCCAGGAGGCTCGGGGAGCCCCGGAGGGGGTcccgcccgccccccccagcccccggcaCGCTGCCTCTCCCCGGGCCGCCGCTTGTTTGTGCCACCCCGGCCGGCGGGCGCGGCGCCaaccctgccccaggagcccggGCCCAGCTGCTCGCGCCGCCGAGCACCTCTGCCGGGCTGAGTCCCCATCCAGGGCGGGGGCGGGCAGGCCGCTTCTCCGACGCCCCCCATACCCCACGCCTGTTcctgggggcgggcagggggcacCCCGTGACCTCCCTGTCGCCCCCGCCGCAGCCGCCCAGGCCGCCCGCAGCAGCTTCGACGAGGCCGAGCGCTCCTTGAAGGACATGGAGGAGTCCATCAGGTACCCCCGGGCCACGGGGCCGGGCAAGCCACGGCGGGAAGGGTCCCTGGAGGGGGCGGGGACACCCGGGAGCTCACCGCCACCCGGCCCCCAGGAGCCTGGAGCAGGAGATCTCCTTCGACTTCGGCCCCGACGGCGAGTTCGCCTACCTGTACAGCCAGTGCTACGAGCTGGCCACCAACGAGTGCGTGCGGGGCGGCCCGGGGCGCGGGGAGCCGAGGGGCGTGCGGGGCGGCCCGGGGCGCGGGGAGCCGAGGGGCGTGTGGGGGGGCCCGGGGCGTGTAGGGGGTCCCAGGGCGCAGGGAGCCGAGGGGCGTGTGGGGGGGCCCGGGGCGTGTAGGGGGTCCCAGGGAGCCGCGGGGCCGTGTGGGGCGTGCTCGGGGCGCAGGGGAGCTGAGGGGGCGTGTGGGGCGCAGGGAGCCGAGGGGGCGTGTGGGGCGTGCTCGGGGCGCAGGGGAGCCGAGGGGGGCGTGTGGGGCGTGTGGGGCGCAGGGGAGCCGCGGGGGCGTGTGGGGCGTGCTCGGGGCGCAGGGGAGCCGCGGGGGCGTGTGGGGCGTGCTCGGGGCGCGGGGAGGCGAGGGGGCACTTGGGGCGTGCTCGGGGCGCAGGGGAGCCGCGGGGCGTGTGGGGCGTGCTCGGGGcgcagggagctgagggggcgtGTGGGGCGTGCTCGGGGCGCAGGGGAGCCGAGGGGGCGTGTGGGGCGTGCTCGGGGCGCGGGGAGCCGAGGGGGGCACTTGGGGCGTGCTCGGGGCGCAGGGAGCCGAGGGGGCGTGTGGGGCGTGCTCGGGGCGCAGGGGAGCCGAGGGGGCACTTGGGGCGTGCTCGGGGCGCAGGGGAGCCGCGGGGGCGTGTGGGGCGTGCTCGGGGCGCAGGGGAGCCGCGGGGGCGTGTGGGGCGTGTGGGGCGTGCAGGGGAGCCGAGGGGGCGTGTGGGGCGTGCTCGGGGCACAGGGAGCCGAGGGGCAGCTTGCCGATGCTTGGGGGAGGCTAATGGGAGCCAGTTGCCGGCCTGGGACGTGGCAGGGGTGTCGAGGGGCCTCACGCCCTTggcgtggggagtggggggcCGTGAGGAGACCcgggggaggctggggaggggggttCCCATGCCCCCCGCCCACCGGCCCTGCCCTGCGCCAGGTACATCTACCGCCTCTGCCCGTTCAAGCTCGTCTCGCAGAAGCCCAAACAGGGCGGCTCGGCCACTAACCTGGGGTGAGTGTGGCCTCCGGCCGGGGTGCCCCCCCCCATCTCCTGCCGGTCCCCCTCAGCAGCCCCCCTCCCGCCTCGCCTCCCGCAGCACGTGGGGCTCGTGGGCCGGCCCCAACCACGACAAGTTCAGCACCATGAAGTACGAGCAGGGCACGGGCTGCTGGCAGGGCCCCAACCGCTCCACCACGGTGAGCTGCCCGccggggggggggtggcgggggacCCCCGAGCAGCCCCCGAGCCCTGCGCCTCGCCCAGGTGCGGCTGCTGTGCGGCAAGGAGACGGTGGTGACGAGCACGACGGAGCCCAGCCGCTGCGAGTACCTGATGGAGCTGACCACGCCGGCCGCCTGCCCCGAGCCGCCGCCCGAGCCCCCCTCCGGGGACCACGACGAGCTCTAGCCCTCTGCAGCCCGGGACCTCGAGGCCCCGAAGCCGTCCCCCCCCAGCCGCGGGCCAAGGCCAGCCCTTCTCCACCTTCCCCGGGGGCGCGATtgaggggggaaggaggggcagCTGCGTCCTGCtcctggtggtgggggggggccAGCAGGGCCGGGAGCCAGGGCCCCAGAGGCCTCCCAAGCTGGGGCGAAGGGGCTCGCCCTCCCCCGGGGCCCCCTGCCCCCACGGtcgcctccccttccccccctctgCCCCGGAGCTGCCTCACCTCTTGGTGGGGCGAGTGCTGTGACGTGGAAACAATAAACCTGGGTCCCCCCCCCAGCCGCTCTGTGTCTGGGCCTTGCTTGGCTTGTGCGCgcattggggggtgggggtggcacgGGGTGGCCTGTCTGTCCCCCGCCCCAACACCTGGGACCTCACCAGAGGCCCTGCCACCTCCGGCTAGGTTTCCACCCCTCGCACCCCTTCCCCTCCAGTCTCATCTGTGCaatgggccccccccccccccaggaagaGCCCTTTCCACACAGGGGTCCCGCCCGGCCCAAACAGGGACAGCGGGCCCCACCGCACACGTCCTCCCCCGCCACGCCGGCCACACCAACAGCCTAGCCTGTTAAGATTCTGAACTTTTATTTTCTGGCATGAAAAGTAGAAATAATTAAACAATTCCATGTAAAAGTCTGTTACCGCGGCCAGGCCTGTAATCCCGGTAATAAATAGTCTAAACGCAACGCAAAGTCTTCTTGGTGTTGGGTTTCGGTGGCTGTTGTCGTCGTCGTCgttgttgtcttttttgttttttgtttttaaacagttCGTTGTGTCCGAATCACCTCCCAACAGTGAGCTCTGTCGTGATTTGAGACCTTCCGAGGAACTACGAGGAGGAAGGTGGGGGAGGGCCTGGAGGGgccgagccccctccccaccgGCCCTGCCCTTATGCCCGGGGATGGGGAAGACttccccccccctgcccccccaagccctggcctggcccgcaggggtgAGGGGGGGCCCGGCCTCCCGGGAAGGGGCCTGGCCAGGCGGATTCTGGCGTTTTACAAAATCAAAAGCCCCCCTCCCAGTTCTGGGGGTGGCAGGGACCGAGGCCTGGGTtggggggtggtgtggggagaTGCCCCCTCTCCAGAGCCTGCCCCTCCCCGGGGTGGGGGGACAGACCCTGCCGTTATTGCTCACAGATGCCTCCGGCGCGCCAGCCACGTACGCACACGGGTTCGCACGCGCGGAGGGCGGAGGGGGGGGAGCCCCGAGAACCGGGGAGGGGAGAAGTGGGGGGCCCGCTGGGGGGGGGCCGGCCCTGCTggggggggcaggcaggaggaCTTAAAACCACAAGAATAAATAGGCTTGTGTATCAAGAACAAGCTAGGGTCTTCACCAGCTAAAGACTGAAAAAATTCTCAAGACGAGTAAAAATCCGACGGCGGGGACCGCCCGGCCGAGCTCGGGCCCCGGGGGCCGCTTCGGCTACCTTTACCGtgttattaataattattattacctTAATGACTTCACTTCCCCTTGTATAAATAAATTAGGCATAACCACGTCTCAGCAAAAAcggaaagaaacaaggaaagaaaacgtAGTCCGTCCCGTGAACTTGCAAACTGGATGACGTAACAGAAATATACACAAAAAGTCCTTACTGGCCCAACAGGGGTAATAAATAGTTAACATAGCAATAAGTTAAAACTACAAGAAGCTAAATTCGGCAAAAAAGTACAAGAAAGTTAAACTGGTGCcagtttgtctctttttttttgttggttggtttttttttttccttttgctttttttttgtttgttttaaatctcTTCggtgtgtgtgggtttttttgttttttttctcttttttgttgttgctttttttttttcctctcttctgtgtgtgtgtgtttttttgtcactttttttattttttaattttttgttcctTGCAGCAGAAGCTCCACAGACGTGTAACACGAACACGGGGAGGGGGTGTGGGAGAGAGAGCTTGTACAGTCAGATGGCGTCTGCACACCAAAGGCTGGGAGAAGGCAACTAAAGCTAAAGTCGGGGTTTGCAATTCTCAGTTCTGACTGGGCCTGCtggggggggagcagggggaggagcTCTGGCCCCtgtgagggtgggggagagggctCCAGCCCGTGGCTTCCATGGGAACATTTTGAAAAGAACGAAAacttggggtggtgggggggtatGTCAaatccagagagaagccggaGCGGGGCCAGGCTGCGAATGGAGCCCTCACCCACCTGGAACGAGACCCCCGCAAACCAAAAAGGGGTGACGAGCGGATGGGGGGGGGAAGCGTCGGAGTTGGGCCCCGGGGGCCACCCACCCCTGGCGGGTACTTGCTGCTGGGGAGGCTCAGCCCCAGgaacggggggggggaggggagggagtccTTTGGCCTCAAGTGTTGGGGGGGGGGCTGCTCCCAGCCCACCGTGACGCCAAAGTGGAACGAGGTATCGTGTGTCTGGATGTGTGGACGCTGGGTGGGTGGCAGGGAGACCATTGACGATCCAGGAGAGAACTCTGCAGAGAACCTGGGGCGCGGGGGGCCGAGCGTGCCGGGGGCAGGGGCCCGGCCGGGGCCGGGGGTCCGACCTCTGAGCTGGGCCTGAGGGACACGAGGGGCGTGCCTGGGTGTCCCGGCATGATATGTGTATGTCTGTCCGTGACTGGGTGTCTGGGACGGCGTGTCCACCTGTATCTGTCTCCACGGTCACGTGGCCATCCGTGCTCGTGGCTACGTCAGCATGGCCATGTTTGTGCACGTGTGTCCGTGCCCACGTCCACCCATGTCCACATTTGCCTGTGTCCACCCTACATCCGTCTGTGTCCACGTTTGCACGTCCACGTTTGCACGTGTCCACGTTTAACTGGCCACGTGTGCCCTGTGAACCTGTGGCCACATTTGCACATGCTCGTGTTCACCCGTGTCCGTTTGCCTGTTGTCTAAGTTCACCTGTGGCCACTTGTGCCGTGGCTGCATTCGTTCACGTCCACGTTTACCTGTGACGTTTGCCCGTGTCCAATTCACCTGTGTCCATTTGCGCATGTGCACATTCACCCGTGTCCACGATTGCCAGTGTTCCTTTGTGCCCGCCCACGGT from Dasypus novemcinctus isolate mDasNov1 unplaced genomic scaffold, mDasNov1.1.hap2 scaffold_528, whole genome shotgun sequence includes the following:
- the PRKCSH gene encoding glucosidase 2 subunit beta yields the protein MLLLPLLLLPLGLAVEVKRPRGVSLSNHHFYDESKPFTCLDGSATIPFDQVNDDYCDCKDGSDEPGTAACPNGSFHCTNTGYKPLYIPSNRVNDGICDCCDGTDEYNSGVVCENTCKEKGRKERETLQQLAEVTREGFRLKKLLIEDWKKAREEKQKKLTELQAGKKSLEDQVETLRSVKEEAEKPEKEAKEQHRKLWEEQQAVVKARREQELAAEAFRELDDDSDGLVSVAELQTHPELDSDGDGALSEAEAQALLGGDAQTDAAAFYDRVWAAIRGKFRSEALPPDLLAASAADAAASQEEQPPAPSPPPEEEDEHEDEDEEGEAAEGEEAEEEEEEEEAEAPGEPPNEAPPPLAPPQPASPTEEDKMPPYDEQTQALIDAAQAARSSFDEAERSLKDMEESIRSLEQEISFDFGPDGEFAYLYSQCYELATNEYIYRLCPFKLVSQKPKQGGSATNLGTWGSWAGPNHDKFSTMKYEQGTGCWQGPNRSTTVRLLCGKETVVTSTTEPSRCEYLMELTTPAACPEPPPEPPSGDHDEL